A stretch of the Pygocentrus nattereri isolate fPygNat1 chromosome 29, fPygNat1.pri, whole genome shotgun sequence genome encodes the following:
- the plod1a gene encoding procollagen-lysine,2-oxoglutarate 5-dioxygenase 1 isoform X1, translated as MKTETLTLLLGLLGLTAFPPLRCEPKGSIPEGKLLVLTVATKETDGFKRFMRSARHFNYTVKVLGRGEKWNGGDYISAPGGGQKVRLLKSALADIKEEDKIILFIESYDVIFSSGPKELLKKFQQTKHKVVFSAETLIWPDRHLEDKHPHVREGKRFLGAGGFIGYVPNLKKMVSDWSGEDNDSDQLFYTKLYINPEKRKSINITLDSKCRLFQNLHGALDEVVLKFEDGRVRARNVLYDTLPVIVHGNGPTKLQINYLGNYISNVWTFETGCTVCNEDMRPLSGLKESEYPGVVIGVFIQQPTPFVSVFFERLLNLQYPKNRLKLFIYNQEPHHDQHIRSFLENHEADYQAVKLIGPDEDVDPITSRNLGFDMCRDDIDCEYFFSVDVEVVLKNDETLKILIELNKPFIAPMLTKPGRLWTNFWGALSADGYYARSEDYVDIVQGRRVGIWNVPYVSQVYLVSADVLRSELKADDLFHSATLDADMAFCSKVRDQGVFMFVTNMHTFGRVLSTENYQMNHLHNDLWQIFENPVDWEERYIHENYSKIMKDNIVETPCPDVYWFPVFTEVACKHLVEEMENFGQWSGGGNVDNRIQGGYENVPTIDIHMNQINYEKEWHKFLLEYIAPVTEKMFPGYYTRAQFDLAFVVRYKPDEQPFLRPHHDASTFTINIALNQVGIDYEGGGCRFLRYNCSIRAPRKGWALMHPGRLTHYHEGLPTTAGVRYIAVSFVDP; from the exons ATGAAGACTGAAACGCTAACCCTTCTGTTAGGGCTGTTAGGTTTGACTGCATTTCCCCCGCTACGCTGTGAGCCGAAGGGATCCATTCCTGAGG GAAAACTTCTAGTATTGACTGTAGCTACAAAAGAAACCGATGGATTCAAGAGGTTCATGAGATCTGCACGACACTTTAATTACACAGTTAAG GTTCTTGGGAGAGGGGAAAAATGGAACGGTGGGGATTACATTTCAGCACCGGGAGGTGGACAGAAAGTACGTCTGCTGAAATCCGCCCTGGCCGACATAAAAGAGGAAGACAAGATCATTCTCTTCATTGAGAG CTACGATGTGATCTTCTCCTCGGGTCCGAAAGAGCTGCTCAAGAAGTTCCAGCAGACTAAACACAAGGTGGTCTTCTCTGCTGAGACCCTCATTTGGCCAGATCGTCATCTAGAGGACAAGCACCCACATGTCAGAGAGGGGAAGAGGTTTCTTGGAGCAGGAG GCTTCATTGGCTACGTTCCTAACCTTAAAAAGATGGTCTCAGATTGGTCAGGTGAAGATAATGACAGTGATCAGCTTTTTTACACCAAACTATACATCAACCCAGAAAAAAGG aaaTCTATAAATATAACCCTGGACAGCAAGTGCAGATTGTTCCAGAACCTCCATGGAGCACTTG ATGAAGTGGTGTTGAAATTTGAGGACGGAAGGGTGCGAGCCAGAAATGTGTTGTATGACACTCTGCCTGTTATTGTGCATGGCAATGGGCCCACAAAG CTTCAGATCAATTACCTTGGGAACTATATCTCAAATGTGTGGACATTTGAGACTGGCTGCACAGTTTGCAATGAAGACATGCGTCCACTTTCAGGCCTCAAG GAAAGCGAGTATCCAGGGGTAGTCATTGGTGTCTTCATTCAGCAGCCCACTCCCTTCGTATCTGTGTTCTTTGAGCGCCTGCTCAATCTCCAGTACCCCAAAAATCGCCTCAAGCTCTTCATTTACAATCAG GAACCACACCATGACCAGCACATCCGTTCATTTCTAGAGAACCATGAAGCAGACTACCAGGCTGTGAAGCTGATTGGTCCAGATGAGGATGTAGATCCTATAACATCACGCAATCTGGGCTT TGACATGTGTCGAGATGACATTGACTGCGAATACTTCTTCAGTGTGGACGTAGAAGTGGTCTTGAAGAATGACGAAACGCTTAAGATACTAATTGAGCTTAACAA GCCTTTCATAGCACCAATGTTGACCAAGCCTGGCCGGCTGTGGACTAATTTCTGGGGAGCCCTTAGTGCAGATGGGTACTATGCCAGGTCAGAGGACTATGTGGATATTGTCCAGGGACGCAGAGT GGGGATATGGAATGTTCCATATGTATCTCAGGTGTATCTGGTAAGTGCAGACGTTCTGAGGAGTGAACTAAAAGCTGATGACCTCTTCCATTCTGCTACGCTCGACGCAGATATGGCCTTCTGCTCCAAAGTGCGAGACCAG ggAGTTTTCATGTTTGTAACAAACATGCATACTTTTGGCCGAGTCCTAAGTACAGAAAACTACCAGATGAATCACCTGCACAATGATCTATGGCAGATCTTTGAAAACCCTGTG GACTGGGAAGAGCGATACATTCATGAGAATTACTCAAAAATTATGAAGGACAATATAGTAGAAACT CCATGTCCCGATGTATACTGGTTCCCTGTTTTCACTGAAGTAGCCTGCAAACATCTTGTCGAAGAAATGGAAAATTTTGGCCAATGGTCAGGAGGTGGCAATGTG GACAATAGAATCCAGGGTGGATATGAAAATGTTCCCACAATTGATATTCACATGAATCAGATAAACTATGAAAAAGAGTGGCACAAATTCCTCTTGGAGTATATTGCACCCGTCACAGAGAAAATGTTTCCTGGGTACTACACAAGG GCTCAGTTTGATTTGGCGTTTGTAGTTAGATATAAGCCCGATGAACAGCCCTTTTTAAGGCCGCATCATGATGCCTCTACATTTACTATAAATATCGCTCTCAATCAAGTCGGAATTGACTATGAG GGTGGCGGCTGCCGATTTCTCAGGTACAACTGTTCCATACGGGCCCCCAGGAAAGGCTGGGCTCTCATGCACCCGGGCCGCTTAACACACTACCACGAGGGCCTCCCCACCACGGCAGGTGTCAGATACATTGCTGTCTCATTTGTGGACCCTTGA
- the plod1a gene encoding procollagen-lysine,2-oxoglutarate 5-dioxygenase 1 isoform X2 translates to MKTETLTLLLGLLGLTAFPPLRCEPKGSIPEGKLLVLTVATKETDGFKRFMRSARHFNYTVKVLGRGEKWNGGDYISAPGGGQKVRLLKSALADIKEEDKIILFIESYDVIFSSGPKELLKKFQQTKHKVVFSAETLIWPDRHLEDKHPHVREGKRFLGAGGFIGYVPNLKKMVSDWSGEDNDSDQLFYTKLYINPEKRKSINITLDSKCRLFQNLHGALDEVVLKFEDGRVRARNVLYDTLPVIVHGNGPTKLQINYLGNYISNVWTFETGCTVCNEDMRPLSGLKESEYPGVVIGVFIQQPTPFVSVFFERLLNLQYPKNRLKLFIYNQEPHHDQHIRSFLENHEADYQAVKLIGPDEDVDPITSRNLGFDMCRDDIDCEYFFSVDVEVVLKNDETLKILIELNKPFIAPMLTKPGRLWTNFWGALSADGYYARSEDYVDIVQGRRVGIWNVPYVSQVYLVSADVLRSELKADDLFHSATLDADMAFCSKVRDQGVFMFVTNMHTFGRVLSTENYQMNHLHNDLWQIFENPVDWEERYIHENYSKIMKDNIVETPCPDVYWFPVFTEVACKHLVEEMENFGQWSGGGNVDNRIQGGYENVPTIDIHMNQINYEKEWHKFLLEYIAPVTEKMFPGYYTRCTSYLNFVVRYKPDEQPSLAPHHDASTFTINIALNSRGIDYQGGGCRFLRYNCSIRAPRKGWALMHPGRLTHYHEGLPTTAGVRYIAVSFVDP, encoded by the exons ATGAAGACTGAAACGCTAACCCTTCTGTTAGGGCTGTTAGGTTTGACTGCATTTCCCCCGCTACGCTGTGAGCCGAAGGGATCCATTCCTGAGG GAAAACTTCTAGTATTGACTGTAGCTACAAAAGAAACCGATGGATTCAAGAGGTTCATGAGATCTGCACGACACTTTAATTACACAGTTAAG GTTCTTGGGAGAGGGGAAAAATGGAACGGTGGGGATTACATTTCAGCACCGGGAGGTGGACAGAAAGTACGTCTGCTGAAATCCGCCCTGGCCGACATAAAAGAGGAAGACAAGATCATTCTCTTCATTGAGAG CTACGATGTGATCTTCTCCTCGGGTCCGAAAGAGCTGCTCAAGAAGTTCCAGCAGACTAAACACAAGGTGGTCTTCTCTGCTGAGACCCTCATTTGGCCAGATCGTCATCTAGAGGACAAGCACCCACATGTCAGAGAGGGGAAGAGGTTTCTTGGAGCAGGAG GCTTCATTGGCTACGTTCCTAACCTTAAAAAGATGGTCTCAGATTGGTCAGGTGAAGATAATGACAGTGATCAGCTTTTTTACACCAAACTATACATCAACCCAGAAAAAAGG aaaTCTATAAATATAACCCTGGACAGCAAGTGCAGATTGTTCCAGAACCTCCATGGAGCACTTG ATGAAGTGGTGTTGAAATTTGAGGACGGAAGGGTGCGAGCCAGAAATGTGTTGTATGACACTCTGCCTGTTATTGTGCATGGCAATGGGCCCACAAAG CTTCAGATCAATTACCTTGGGAACTATATCTCAAATGTGTGGACATTTGAGACTGGCTGCACAGTTTGCAATGAAGACATGCGTCCACTTTCAGGCCTCAAG GAAAGCGAGTATCCAGGGGTAGTCATTGGTGTCTTCATTCAGCAGCCCACTCCCTTCGTATCTGTGTTCTTTGAGCGCCTGCTCAATCTCCAGTACCCCAAAAATCGCCTCAAGCTCTTCATTTACAATCAG GAACCACACCATGACCAGCACATCCGTTCATTTCTAGAGAACCATGAAGCAGACTACCAGGCTGTGAAGCTGATTGGTCCAGATGAGGATGTAGATCCTATAACATCACGCAATCTGGGCTT TGACATGTGTCGAGATGACATTGACTGCGAATACTTCTTCAGTGTGGACGTAGAAGTGGTCTTGAAGAATGACGAAACGCTTAAGATACTAATTGAGCTTAACAA GCCTTTCATAGCACCAATGTTGACCAAGCCTGGCCGGCTGTGGACTAATTTCTGGGGAGCCCTTAGTGCAGATGGGTACTATGCCAGGTCAGAGGACTATGTGGATATTGTCCAGGGACGCAGAGT GGGGATATGGAATGTTCCATATGTATCTCAGGTGTATCTGGTAAGTGCAGACGTTCTGAGGAGTGAACTAAAAGCTGATGACCTCTTCCATTCTGCTACGCTCGACGCAGATATGGCCTTCTGCTCCAAAGTGCGAGACCAG ggAGTTTTCATGTTTGTAACAAACATGCATACTTTTGGCCGAGTCCTAAGTACAGAAAACTACCAGATGAATCACCTGCACAATGATCTATGGCAGATCTTTGAAAACCCTGTG GACTGGGAAGAGCGATACATTCATGAGAATTACTCAAAAATTATGAAGGACAATATAGTAGAAACT CCATGTCCCGATGTATACTGGTTCCCTGTTTTCACTGAAGTAGCCTGCAAACATCTTGTCGAAGAAATGGAAAATTTTGGCCAATGGTCAGGAGGTGGCAATGTG GACAATAGAATCCAGGGTGGATATGAAAATGTTCCCACAATTGATATTCACATGAATCAGATAAACTATGAAAAAGAGTGGCACAAATTCCTCTTGGAGTATATTGCACCCGTCACAGAGAAAATGTTTCCTGGGTACTACACAAGG TGTACCTCCTACCTCAACTTTGTAGTGAGGTATAAACCTGACGAGCAGCCCTCACTTGCCCCACATCATGATGCGTCCACTTTTACTATTAACATAGCTCTCAACAGCAGAGGCATTGACTATCAG GGTGGCGGCTGCCGATTTCTCAGGTACAACTGTTCCATACGGGCCCCCAGGAAAGGCTGGGCTCTCATGCACCCGGGCCGCTTAACACACTACCACGAGGGCCTCCCCACCACGGCAGGTGTCAGATACATTGCTGTCTCATTTGTGGACCCTTGA